From Glycine soja cultivar W05 chromosome 4, ASM419377v2, whole genome shotgun sequence, the proteins below share one genomic window:
- the LOC114408692 gene encoding uncharacterized protein LOC114408692 isoform X2: protein MQKVLQIISGSSEAHNMDDYQLVRDCISGYIYDSSPVDFTSDLGVRFLLQPSVLKVSHPPRFASWVANGIASGLDSLFLSRFESQRAEYWQTLYSTINMQVPYLILCSENDDLAPFQVISNFFQRLKDLGGDVKLLKWSASPHVGHFWHHPIDYKAAITEILGKAVAIYHSKNSRIEDEKLGMEGTKDEITDPFSGLRKATMSSTSFQGFALAPSDNLSSSSTEYYVGKGVGTIADERKGGFIHLPSRPSINANGVLGQILFDVCVPKNVEDWDIRSNSKNAPLAGTRKHVPFNPIKCIRRSRL, encoded by the exons ATGCAGAAGGTTCTTCAG ATAATTAGTGGCAGCTCTGAAGCTCATAATATG GATGACTACCAGCTAGTTAGAGACTGTATTTCTGGCTATATTTATGATTCCAGCCCAGTTGATTTTACCAGTGATTTGGGTGTTCGATTTCTTCTACAACCAAGTGTTTTAAAAGTGTCCCATCCACCAAGATTTGCTTCATGGGTTGCAAATGGCATAGCCTCTGGTCTTGATTCTCTTTTCCTCAGTAGATTTGAATCACAGCGTGCAGAGTATTGGCAGACACTTTACTCTACCATT aATATGCAGGTCCCGTATCTCATTTTATGTTCAGAAAATGATGATCTTGCTCCTTTTCaagttatttcaaattttttccaAAGACTAAAAGACCTTGGTGGAGATGTCAAGTTGTTAAAATGGAGTGCTTCTCCTCATGTAG GTCATTTTTGGCATCATCCAATTGATTACAAGGCTGCTATCACTGAGATCCTTGGCAAGGCTGTTGCAATTTATCATTCCAAAAATAGTCGAATTGAAGATGAGAAACTGGGTATGGAAGGAACAAAAGATGAGATCACAGATCCGTTCTCTGGATTGAGGAAAGCGACAATGTCCTCAACTAGTTTTCAGGGTTTTGCTCTTGCTCCAAGTGATAATTTGTCTTCTAGTTCAACGGAGTATTACGTGGGTAAGGGTGTTGGCACCATAGCAGATGAACGCAAAGGAGGGTTTATTCATCTCCCGAGCCGTCCGAGCATCAATGCAAATGGGGTTCTTGGCCAAATATTGTTTGATGTTTGTGTACCCAAGAATGTTGAGGATTGGGATATCAGGTCAAATTCCAAGAATGCACCATTAGCAGGTACAAGGAAGCATGTTCCATTTAATCCTATAAAATGCATTCGGCGTTCAAGGTTGTAA